A single window of Paenibacillus sp. SYP-B4298 DNA harbors:
- a CDS encoding LapA family protein — MRTQWMVISALLFALVTAIFAVINVDKVQVNLGFVQTQSPLILVILVSTLLGGLTVFLFAIFRQLKLYRTIKLLEKRIAELESATPAGSASYSSAFGEEAPSDSASNRSAQDTSLHKEP; from the coding sequence TGCTGTTTGCACTCGTCACCGCCATCTTCGCCGTCATTAACGTGGACAAGGTTCAAGTCAACCTCGGCTTCGTCCAGACCCAATCCCCGTTAATTCTGGTCATCCTGGTCTCGACACTGCTTGGCGGTCTGACCGTCTTTCTATTCGCCATCTTCCGCCAACTCAAGCTGTATCGCACGATCAAGCTGCTGGAGAAGCGGATTGCCGAGCTGGAATCAGCCACTCCTGCTGGCAGCGCGTCGTATAGCAGCGCCTTCGGCGAGGAGGCTCCTTCCGATTCAGCATCGAATAGGAGCGCTCAGGATACCTCCCTTCACAAGGAGCCGTAG
- the cls gene encoding cardiolipin synthase, with the protein MLQNVITLLYVLNFVLAGVVIFLERRNVAATWAWLLVLSFLPSVGFILYLIIGQNLSRRKIYRIKEDRLNYARTLLKNQFHMLEQRKIEFKDPAISDYHDLILMHLVSGHSLYTQDNRIEIFTDGQSKFDALLEDIENAREHIHMLYFIVRDDELGRRLMNALVRKAREGVEVRFLFDHVGSRRLQRRFVQELIDAGGHVAAFFPSRIPLLNLRLNYRNHRKLVIIDSQYGYIGGFNIGDEYLGITKRFGPWRDTHLRLEGGAVQQIQVQFILDWNLASTAQIPLDLEYFQTAEGSGSVGMQIVSSGPDSVLEQIKNGYLKMIYAAKESIYLQTPYFVPDDSLLTALKLAAISGVDVKIMIPNEPDHKLVYWASSFYLGEVLESGVQVYLYNSGFLHAKTIVVDGKIASVGTANIDIRSFRLNFEMNAFIYDTATATRLKQIYERDMRTSTELTLENYQNRSLMLRFKESLARLLSPIL; encoded by the coding sequence AATGTTGCAGCGACTTGGGCATGGCTGCTGGTATTATCCTTTCTCCCCAGTGTCGGCTTCATCCTCTATCTCATCATCGGGCAGAATCTGAGCCGACGCAAAATCTACCGCATCAAGGAGGATCGCCTCAATTATGCGCGTACACTGCTGAAAAATCAGTTCCATATGCTGGAGCAGCGGAAAATCGAATTCAAGGACCCGGCAATCTCCGACTATCATGATCTCATTCTGATGCACCTGGTTAGCGGTCATTCGCTGTACACGCAGGATAACCGGATCGAGATATTTACGGATGGACAGAGCAAGTTTGATGCGTTGCTGGAGGATATTGAAAATGCGCGGGAGCACATTCATATGCTTTACTTTATTGTACGGGATGATGAGCTGGGGCGTCGGCTAATGAATGCGCTCGTCCGCAAAGCCCGCGAGGGGGTGGAGGTGCGGTTTCTGTTCGACCATGTCGGCTCGCGTCGTCTACAGCGCCGTTTCGTGCAGGAGCTGATCGATGCCGGAGGGCATGTGGCAGCCTTCTTCCCATCTCGCATCCCGCTGCTCAATCTGCGTCTGAATTACCGCAACCACCGCAAGCTGGTGATCATCGATAGTCAATATGGCTATATCGGCGGCTTTAACATCGGAGATGAGTACCTGGGCATCACCAAGCGCTTCGGCCCATGGCGCGACACGCATCTGAGGCTGGAGGGCGGGGCTGTACAGCAAATTCAGGTACAGTTCATCCTGGATTGGAATCTGGCGTCGACCGCGCAGATTCCGCTCGATCTGGAATATTTCCAGACGGCGGAAGGAAGCGGCTCCGTCGGGATGCAGATCGTATCCAGCGGCCCGGACTCTGTGCTGGAGCAGATCAAGAACGGGTACCTGAAGATGATCTATGCCGCCAAGGAGAGCATCTATTTGCAGACGCCGTATTTTGTCCCGGATGACAGTCTGCTGACTGCGCTCAAGCTGGCTGCGATCTCTGGTGTCGATGTCAAGATTATGATTCCGAACGAGCCGGATCACAAGCTGGTCTACTGGGCATCGTCGTTCTACCTGGGCGAGGTGCTGGAGAGCGGCGTGCAGGTGTATCTGTATAATAGCGGCTTCCTGCATGCCAAGACGATCGTGGTGGATGGGAAGATTGCTTCAGTCGGCACCGCCAATATTGACATCCGCAGCTTCAGGCTGAATTTTGAGATGAATGCCTTCATCTATGATACGGCGACGGCAACCAGGCTCAAGCAGATCTATGAGCGGGACATGCGCACGAGCACCGAGCTAACATTGGAGAATTATCAGAACCGTTCGCTGATGCTGAGATTCAAGGAGTCGCTTGCCAGGCTGTTATCTCCGATTCTATAG